The Betta splendens chromosome 7, fBetSpl5.4, whole genome shotgun sequence genome includes a window with the following:
- the LOC114858681 gene encoding follitropin subunit beta-like, which translates to MSCVVFKCALLCTLMAGSACACALGNHTLWIERQGCTQCVAVNTTICSGYCYTQDTNLRGRFGRTFMIQRSCVPLSLVYRAARVPGCPQDVNPHLYYPEARGCGCRRCDTRTHRCVRTRGQSHERCSATPRSGKDQERPAERT; encoded by the exons ATGTCGTGCGTCGTGTTCAAGTGCGCGCTCCTGTGCACGCTGATGGCCGGGAGCGCGTGCGCCTGCGCGCTGGGGAATCACACCTTGTGGATCGAGAGGCAGGGCTGCACCCAGTGCGTGGCCGTCAACACCACCATCTGCAGCGGCTACTGTTACACGCAG GACACTAACCTGAGGGGACGCTTCGGCAGGACCTTCATGATCCAGCGCAGCTGCGTGCCCCTCTCCCTGGTGTACCGGGCCGCGCGCGTGCCCGGCTGTCCGCAGGACGTCAACCCACACCTGTACTACCCCGAGGCGcgcggctgcggctgcaggCGCTGCGACACGCGCACGCACCGCTGCGTTCGCACCCGCGGGCAGTCCCACGAGCGGTGCTCCGCCACGCCCCGCAGCGGGAAGGACCAGGAGCGGCCCGCCGAGCGAACCTGA